DNA sequence from the Amycolatopsis sp. Hca4 genome:
GGACCACCTGGGGCCGGTGGTCGGTGAACACCACGCTCGCTCCTCGCGCCCGCGTCTCGGCGACGAGCTCGCCGAGGATCGTGTGCGTCCCGGTATCCAGACCGGACCACGGCTCGTCGAGGATCAGCAGGTCGGGGCGCACCATCACCGCCTGCGCGAGGCCGACCTTCTGCGCGTTGCCCTTCGACAGCGTCCGGAGCGGGGCCGACGGGCCGCCGACGAGGGCCAGGCGGTCGAGCAGCGGGTCGATCACCGAGAGGTCCGCCAGCCCGTGGATGCGGGCCATGTGCCGCAGGTACGCGCGGGCGCCCATGCGCTGGCCGGCCGGGAAGCGGTCCGGCAGGTAGCCGATCCGCGGAGTACCCCGCACCGCTCCGGTGGTCGGGTGCGAGACGCCGGCCATGATGCGCAGCAGCGTCGACTTCCCGGAGCCGTTGCTGCCGAGGACGCCGACCACGTGCCCAGGCTCGATGGTCAGGTCGACGTCGCGGAGGACGAAGTCACCGCGCCCGTACCGCTTCCCGACCCCCTCGAGCCGGATCACGCAACAGCGGCCTTCTGGAGCGCCTTGGTCGCGCGCTCGAGCTCGTTCACCCGGGCCGGGTCGACGGGGTGGCCCGCCGCGGCCAGCCAGTTCGCCAGCATCCGGTGGCCGCCTTCGGTGAGCACGGACTCCGGGTGGAACTGGACGCCTTCGAGCGGCAGCTCGCGGTGGCGCATGCCCATCACGATGCCGGACTCGGTGCGGCCGGTGACCTCGAAGACGTCTTCGGCGATCGTTTCGGGGAGCACGGTCAACGAGTGGTACCGGGTGGCCGTGAACTCCTCCGGCAGGTCCGCGAGGACGCCGGCGCCGGTGTGCCGGACCTGGCTCGTCTTGCCGTGGAGCAGCTCGGGCGCGCGGTCGACGGTCGCGCCGTAGACGACGCCGAGCGCCTGGTGGCCGAGGCAGACGCCGAGCATCGGCGTGCGCGTCTCGGCGCACTTGCGGATGACGTCCATGCTCTGGCCGGCGCGTTCGGGCGTCCCCGGGCCGGGCGAGACGAGCACGGCGTCGAACTCGGGCACGCGGTCGAGGTCCACGACGTCGTTGCGCCAGACCGTGCAGTCGGCGCCGAGCTGGGCCAGGTACTGGACCAGGTTGTAGACGAAGCTGTCGTAGTTGTCGACGACGAGAACGCGCATGTCCCGAGCTTACCGGCTCCCAGTCCGTGGACCGTACGCCAAATCACATTTCAGGTTAGGTAATCCTAACTTACCGTGGAGCGGGTGAGCCGTTCTCTTCGTGTAGCCGTGGTCGGTGCCGGTCCCGCCGGCATCTACGCCGCCGACATCCTCGACAAGTCCGACGCCGACGTGCAGATCGACCTGTTCGAGCGCATGCCGGCGCCGTTCGGGCTGATCCGCTACGGCGTCGCACCCGACCACCCGCGCATCAAGGGCATCGTGACGGCGCTGGAGAAGGTGCTCTCGAAGCCCAACATCCGGCTGCTGGGCAACATCGACTACGGCACCGACATCAAGCTCGACGAGCTGCGCGAGTTCTACGACGCGGTGATCTTCTCGACCGGCGCGTCCGCCGACCGCGCGCTCGACATCCCGGGCATCGACCTCGACGGCAGCTACGGCGCGGCCGACTTCGTCTCCTGGTACGACGGCCACCCGGACGTCCCGCGCACCTGGCCCCTGACCGCCTCTTCGGTCGCCGTCCTCGGTGTCGGGAACGTCGCGCTGGACGTCGCCCGGGTCCTGGCCAAGACGGCCGACGAGCTGCTGACCACCGACATCCCGGACAACGTCTACCAGGGGCTGAAGGCCAGCCCGGTGACCGACGTGCACGTGTTCGGCCGCCGCGGTCCGGCGCAGGCGAAGTTCACGCCGCTGGAGCTGCGCGAGCTGGACCACTCGCCGAACGTCGAGGTCATCGTGTACCCCGAGGACATCGAGTTCGACGAGGGCAGCATCGCCGCCCTGCGCGCGTCGAAGCAGATCGACATGGTGGTGAAGACGCTGCAGGAGTGGGCCATCCGCGAGCCGGGCTCCCGCCGGCGCCGGCTGCACCTGCACTTCTTCCACTCGCCCGCCGAGGTCCTCGGCGAGGACGGCAAGGTGACCGGCCTGCGCACCGAGCGGACCGAGCTGACCGGCGACGGGAACGTCCGCGGTACCGGCGAGTTCCACGACTGGGACGTCCAGGCCGTGTACCGCGCGGTCGGCTACCTCTCGTCGCACCTGCCGGAGCTGCCGTTCGACCACGTGGCGGGCGTGGTGCCGAACCAGGCGGGCCGGGTGCTGGACCTGGACGAGAACCAGCTGCCGGGCGTGTACGTCACGGGCTGGATCAAGCGCGGCCCGATCGGCCTGATCGGCCACACCAAGGGCGACGCAGCCGAGACGATCGCCAGCCTGCTGGCGGACGCGGACACCCTCACCGCCCCGAAGTTCTCGTCGCCGGACGCGATCCTCGACTTCCTCGAAACCCGCGGCATCCCGTTCACCAACTGGGACGGCTGGGGCAGGCTCGACGCGCACGAGAAGGCGCTGGGCTCGGCGGCGGGCCGCGAGCGGGTCAAGGTCGTGGAGCGCGAGGAGATGACCCGGATCTCGCGCGGCTGAGCTGGTGAACGATTAGGACCCCAGGTACGCCAGCACGGCCAGCACGCGGCGGTTCGTGTCGTCCGAAGCCGTGATGTCGAGCTTCGCGAAGATGTTCGCCGTGTGCTTGCCGACGGCCCCCTCGCTGAAGTGCAGCCGGGCCGCGATCGCCGCGTTGGAGCAGCCCTCCGCCATCAGCGCCAGCACCTCGCGTTCGCGCGGGGTCAGCGCCGCCAGTGGGTCGGAAGCGTTGCCAGCCACCAGTTTCGCGATGACCTCGGGATCCATCACGGTGCCGCCCGCCGCGACCCGGCGGACGGCGTCGATGAACTGCTCGGCGTTGAACACGCGGTCCTTCAGCAGGTAGCCGATCGCGCCGGTGCCGTCGGCCAGCAGTTCGCGCGCGTACAGCTGCTCGACGTGCTGCGACAGCACCAGGATCGGCAGCCCGGGGACGTCACGGCGGGCGGCCAGCGCGGCCTGCAGCCCCTCGTCGGTGTTCGTCGGCGGCATCCTCACGTCCACAATGGACACATCGGGCCGGTGGTCGCGCAGCGCCGCCACGAGTTCCGGGCCGGTGGCGACCGCCGCGACGACGTCGAAACCGTGTGCGGTCAGCAGATGCGTCAGGCCGTCTCGGAGGAGGTACTGGTCTTCGGCGACGAGGGTTCTTGGTCGAGCTGACACGGGATCTCCAAGGTCGCCTTCGTCGGGCCGCCGATCGGGCTGGTCAGCGTCAACCTACCGTCGAAGCCGCCCAGGCGACGCTCGATTCCCCGCAGTCCCGAACCGCGGGCCGGGTCCGCACCACCCAGGCCGTCGTCGGTCACGACGAACGTCAACAGCCCGTCGGCGAACGCCACCTCGATCGTCACCCGCTTCGCGCCGTGCTTCGCCGCGTTGCCGAGCAGTTCGGACACCGCGAAGTACACGCACGACTCCACCGGTTCCTCGGCCCGTCCCGGCAGTGCGCCGGTGACCTGCGCCTTCAGCGGACTGTCCAGCGCCAGCGCGCGGACGGCGTCCAGCAGCCCGCGTTCGGACAGCACCGGCGGGTGGATGCCGCGGATCAGCGCCCGCAGCTCAGTGAGCGCCTCCGACGACGCCGCGCGCAGCTCCGCGGCGAGCCGTTTCGCCGCCTCCGGGTCCGTGTCCACCAGTGCCTCGACCGCGCCCAGCTTCATGCCCATGGCGACCAGCCGCGACTGGATGCCGTCGTGCAGATCGCGCTCGATCCGGCGCAGTTCCGCCGCCTGCGTGACCGTGACGTCGGACCGCGTCCGCTCGAGCCGTTCGACGCGCTGGGCCAGCCGGGCGGATTCGGTCGGCCCGAACCACGTCCGCGCGAAGCGGGCCTGCTGGCGGGCGAGCCAGGGTGCCGGCGCCACGGCGACGACCAGCGCAAGCAGGATCAACGGCGTCTGCGCGAGCGCGCCGAGGTGCGTCGACACCTCGGGCAGCGGGGACCACCGGACGCGTGGCGACACGAACGGC
Encoded proteins:
- a CDS encoding ABC transporter ATP-binding protein is translated as MIRLEGVGKRYGRGDFVLRDVDLTIEPGHVVGVLGSNGSGKSTLLRIMAGVSHPTTGAVRGTPRIGYLPDRFPAGQRMGARAYLRHMARIHGLADLSVIDPLLDRLALVGGPSAPLRTLSKGNAQKVGLAQAVMVRPDLLILDEPWSGLDTGTHTILGELVAETRARGASVVFTDHRPQVVHDHADVVHLMKDGRLTAESAEPTTRIVLRGGNAGWTDEPGVRHAVVEGAQVVLTVEVTRVDAVLRRALDGGWSVREVAPCSP
- a CDS encoding aminodeoxychorismate/anthranilate synthase component II, with translation MRVLVVDNYDSFVYNLVQYLAQLGADCTVWRNDVVDLDRVPEFDAVLVSPGPGTPERAGQSMDVIRKCAETRTPMLGVCLGHQALGVVYGATVDRAPELLHGKTSQVRHTGAGVLADLPEEFTATRYHSLTVLPETIAEDVFEVTGRTESGIVMGMRHRELPLEGVQFHPESVLTEGGHRMLANWLAAAGHPVDPARVNELERATKALQKAAVA
- a CDS encoding FAD-dependent oxidoreductase — protein: MSRSLRVAVVGAGPAGIYAADILDKSDADVQIDLFERMPAPFGLIRYGVAPDHPRIKGIVTALEKVLSKPNIRLLGNIDYGTDIKLDELREFYDAVIFSTGASADRALDIPGIDLDGSYGAADFVSWYDGHPDVPRTWPLTASSVAVLGVGNVALDVARVLAKTADELLTTDIPDNVYQGLKASPVTDVHVFGRRGPAQAKFTPLELRELDHSPNVEVIVYPEDIEFDEGSIAALRASKQIDMVVKTLQEWAIREPGSRRRRLHLHFFHSPAEVLGEDGKVTGLRTERTELTGDGNVRGTGEFHDWDVQAVYRAVGYLSSHLPELPFDHVAGVVPNQAGRVLDLDENQLPGVYVTGWIKRGPIGLIGHTKGDAAETIASLLADADTLTAPKFSSPDAILDFLETRGIPFTNWDGWGRLDAHEKALGSAAGRERVKVVEREEMTRISRG
- a CDS encoding response regulator transcription factor, with translation MSARPRTLVAEDQYLLRDGLTHLLTAHGFDVVAAVATGPELVAALRDHRPDVSIVDVRMPPTNTDEGLQAALAARRDVPGLPILVLSQHVEQLYARELLADGTGAIGYLLKDRVFNAEQFIDAVRRVAAGGTVMDPEVIAKLVAGNASDPLAALTPREREVLALMAEGCSNAAIAARLHFSEGAVGKHTANIFAKLDITASDDTNRRVLAVLAYLGS